CTCGGTGCAGGACAGCCTCCCGCTGATCCGCGCGCGCACCCTGATCGTGTGGGGGGAACGGGACGTGCTGGTCCCGCTGGCGCTGGGGCAACTGCTGCACGAGGCGCTGCCCGGCTCCCGCCTGGAAGTGATCGAACGGGCCGGGCACATCGTGATGGTGGACGCCCCGCAGCGCTTCAACCGGCTGCTGCTGGACTTCATGGACGCCGGCGGGGAACCGGCCGGAACCCCATGACTGACGGTCACCCGCTGATCGTTCCCGTGAACGGCCTGAGCACGCACGCCTGGGTGCGCGGGCGCGGGAAACCGGTCGTGATCGTGCCGGGCCTCGGTTGCGCCTCGTGGATGTACGCGCGGCTGGCACGCGAACTGGCCCGCGAACGGCAGGTGTTCGTGTACGACCCGCCGGGCCACGGGTACAGCGAGGGCCGCGCCGGTTACCCGGTGTGCATCTCGCACCTGACAGATCATCTGGCCGCCTGGATGACCCGCGTGAACCTGCGCAGCGCGCCCTTGCTGGGGCACTCGCTGGGAGGGGAGGTGATCATCGATCTTGCGGGGCGCTACCCGCACCTGAGCGGCCCGCTGATCGCCTGCGCGCCCACCGGCATTCCCGAGAACCCCAGCGTGCGCATGCAACTGCTGCGGCTGCTGCGGGACCTGCCACGCGAACGTCCGGGCCTGCTGCTGCCGGGCCTGAAAGCGTACGCGCACTGCGGGGCGCGACGCATGATCCTCCTGGCCCGCGATCAGGAGGACCACATGACCGGCCCGCTGCTGGGGCAGGTGAGGGTGCCAACCCTGCTGCTGGACGGCCTGTCGGACCCGGTGATCCGCTCGTGGACGGTCCGGCGCATCCAGGCGGACATTCCCGGTGCGGTCATCCGGCAGATTCCGGGTGCGCCGCACGGCCTGACGGACACGCACCCGAGGGCGGTTGCGGCATTTGCGCTGGAGTTTCTGCGCGAACTGAACATGTAACCGGGAGGTCACATCCTCAGAGTTCAGAGGGAGAACATGATTTTCACGATCCAGACAAATCGTGAATACTTTCACTAGCTTAGTCGCTGTTGTTGCTGCTCGTCACCCATCCAGCACACCTGAGGGGGAGTCGCCTGCATGTGCGACTCCCCCTCAGCCTCCCACAGGGGCGGTCAGCTGAGCGCTGGCTCCTCCGCTGCGGCGGGCGGCGTGACTTCCAGGCCGACTTCCGCGAGTTGCGCGGCGTCGACGGGGGAGGGGGCAAGCGCCAACAGGTCCGCGCCACGGTTGTTCTTCGGGAAGGCGATGACTTCGCGGATGCTGCTCGCGCCGCTCATGACCATGATCAGGCGGTCGAAGCCCCAGGCGATCCCGCCGTGCGGGGGCGTGCCGTACTCGAGGGCGTCCATGAAGAATCCGAACTTCTCGCGGGCCTGCGCCTCGGTGAAGCCGATCGCCTGGAACATCCGGGCCTGCACGGCCGGGTCGTGAATTCGGACGCTGCCGCCGCCGACCTCGAAGCCGTTCAGGACGAGGTCGTAGGCCTGGGCGCGGATTTCGCCCTGACGGTCCGTGCCGAACAGGGCCACGTCGTCCGGGTGGGGGGCGGTGAAGGGGTGGTGCATGTACGTCCAGGTGCCGCTGTCCTCGTCGAATTCCAGTTGCGGGAAGTCCGTGACCCAGGACACGTGGAACTGCGGGCCGCCACTGGTCAGGTCGAACAGGTCGCGCAGCGCGAGGCGCACGGCACCCAGCGCGGACACGGCTTTCTTCCAGTCTCCGGCGGCGAACAGCAGCGTGCCGCCCTGGCCGACGCCGGTGCGGGACAGCAGTTCGGCTGCCACGGCGGTCACGAACTTGCTGACGCCGCCCGTGAAGCCGTCACCGTCTCGTTTGAGCCACGCGAGGCCGCGCGCGCCGTTCTGCTTGGCGACCCGTTCGAGTTCGTCGATCTGCTTGCGGGTCAGTTCCGGCGCGGCGATGACCTTGACCGTCTGCGCGTCTGCGAAAGCCTTGAACTCGCCGCCCTGGAACAGGTCCGTCACGTCCACGAACTTGTGATCGAAGCGCAGGTCGGGTTTGTCGCTGCCGTAGTCGTTCATGGCGTCGAAGTACGGGAGGCGCGGGAAGGGCACCGGCAGCTCCACGCCCAGCGTCTCGCGGAACACGTGCGCCATCAGCTGCTCCTGCGTTTCGAGGATGTCGTCCTGCTCCACGAAACTCATTTCCATGTCCAGCTGCGTGAAGTCCGGCTGGCGGTCGGCGCGCAGGTCCTCGTCGCGGAAGCAGCGGGCCAGCTGGTAGTAACGGTCGTATCCGGCGATCATCAGCATCTGCTTGAACAGCTGCGGACTCTGCGGCAGCGCGTAGAACTCGCCGGGGTTCTGGCGGCTGGGCACAAGGAAGTCGCGGGCGCCCTCCGGGGTGGACTTGGTGAGCATGGGCGTCTCGACCTGCACGAACCCCTCGCGGTCCAGGAAGGCCGTGACGGCCGCCACGGCGCGGCTGCGGAGCATCAGGTTGCGCTGCATCTCGGGGCGGCGCAGGTCCAGGTACCGGAACTTCAGGCGGATGTCCTCGGAGACGCTCTCACCCTTCTCCAGCTCGAACGGTGGGGTCTTGGCGGTGTTCAGGACGCGCACGCGCGTGGCGATGACCTCGTAGTCGGCCGCGCCACCCTTGCGCTGCCCTTCCGGGCGGGGCTGGTACGTGCCCTCGATCTCCGCGACGTACTCGGCGCGCAGGCGGTCAGCGTCCGCGAAGGCAGCCGAGTCGGGTTCCACCTGCACCTGCACCAGCCCGCTGCGGTCCCGCAGTTCCAGGAAGATCAGGCCGCCCAGATCGCGGCGGCGGTTCACCCAGCCCTGCAATGTGACGGTCTGGTGGGCGTGCGTGTCGTTCAGTTGGCCGATCAGGGCGGTGCGTTTCATTCGTTCTCCAGAATCGTGGGGGTGGCGGTGAGAGCCTGTTCCTGCGCGGCCAGGAAGGAAGGCAGGTCGGCGAGAAGGACCGTGAACTGCTCGGCGCTGCGCAGGTTCTTGAGTTGCACGGTTCCGGCGGCGGCTTCCTCGGACCCGATCAGGCCCGCGAACAGCGCGCCGCGCCGCTCGGCGTCACGGAAGGCGTTGCCGGGTTTCAGGGCGCGGTACGCGAACTCGGCCCGCACCGACGTGCGCGCGGCCAGGGCGGCCGCCGCCGCAGCGGGCACAAGGCTGTCCTCGAGCGCCGCGACGTACACGGCTGGTCCCGCCAGCGCGGGCAGCGGGTGCCCCTCGGCTTCCAGCGCGATCAGCAGGCGTTCCACACCGAACGCCCAGCCGATGCCCGGCACGGCCTGCGCGCCGATCTGCTCGGCCAGTCCGTCATAGCGGCCCCCGCCGCCCAGCGCGGATTTCGCGCCGACACCCTCGTGGTGCAGTTCCCAGGCAGTGCGGCGGTAGTAGTCCAGGCCGCGCACGATGCTGGGGTCCACGTCGAACTCCACGCCCCAGTCGCGCAGGTAGCCCTGCACCGCATCAAAGTTCGCGCGGGCGTCCTCGCCCAGGAAGTCCAGCATGGGTTTTACGTTCAGCTCTGCGATCAGGGTCTGGTCGTCCTCGCTCTTGCTGTCCAGGATCCGCATGGGGTTGCGGGTCAGGCGGTCGCGGGAATCGTCACTCAGGCGCTCCAGGTGCGGCGTGAACAGCTCACGAAGGTACGCGTTGTACGCCTCGCGGTCCTCCGGGTCGCCGATACTGCCCAGTTTCACGCGCACGCCCGTCAGGCCCAGTTCCCGGACCACGCCCACCATCAGGGCGATCGCCTCGGCGTCCACCAGCGCGTCCGAGCCGCCCAGCACCTCGTAATCCACCTGATGGAACTGCCGCAGCCGCCCGCGCTGCTGCCGCTCGGCGCGGAACATCGGGCCGTGCGTCCACAGTTTCAGCGGGGACGGCAATTGCTTGAGGCCGTTCTGCAGGAACGCCCGCACGATACTCGCGGTTCCCTCGGGCCGCAGGATGTACCCGCCGTGATCCCCGAAGTAATACACCGTGAACATCTCCTTACGGACAATGTCGGTACTGCCGCCCACGCCACGCTTGACGAGGTCCGCCTCCTCGAACAGCGGCGTATCGATCCGCTGCGCGCCCGCGCGTTCCAGCACGCGCCGCGCCGTCTCCACGACCCACCCGTGCGCGGCAGCCGAAACGTCCAGCGTGAGTTTCGGACTGCCGGCCGGCAGGTGGTCTTCTGTGCCCTTGGGGCGCCTAATCGCCATAACCAAAGGAGTTTACAGCATTCACCCCTCACCCCAACGCCGCGCCGCACAGCAGAAATCACCGATCAGAGCGGAGTGCCGGGCCATCCTGAGTGCACAGCAACAGGGGAGAGGGCGGCCCGCCGGAACGGACCGCCCCCCCACTTTCACGCCCTCACGCTTTCGGCCGGTGCCGGACGCGTGATGACTGAGACACGATTACTGCTGAACGCTGTACGGCAGCCCGGTCGACTGCTTCCCGGCTACCTCCACGAACAGCCAGCTCGCCCCGACCGGCGCGTCGGCCGGAACAGTCAGCACGATCTCGCTGTCCGTCCAGGACTGCACCGCCGACGCGGGGAACAGGTACCCGCCCTGGCCGTCCTCGCTGGCCCCCAGGCGAACCTGGCCGGTCGACGGGCCGCCCAGGTAACGGCCCTGAATGGTCACGGTCCCGCCGCGCACGGCCGCTCCGGACACCTTGATCAACATGGGAGTGACCGTCACCATGCGCGAACCCTGCTGGGCCGGAGCGCATGAAGCCAGAACACCCGTTAACAGTAAAGAAGTCACCAAGAAACGCAGCATAGCCAAAGCCTCCGTCCCGGCAGTCTAATGCATTCGATGACCGCCGACCCCCGCACCACCAGCGACACCCCCCCCACCTCCCACACCACACCCGGCCGCGTCCTGGTGATCTTCAACCCGAAAAGCGGCAGCGGCGACAGCGAACTCCCGGCCTTCCTGAAACTTCTGCGCGAAGGCGGCGCGCACGTCACGGAACGGCAGCTGGAAAAAGACACGCCCATCGAGGAGTACCTGAGCGACCTGGGCAGCTTCGACGCGCTCGTCGCCGCCGGGGGAGACGGCACGGTCAGCAGCGTCGCGTACGCCGCCCGGTACAAGAACGTGCCGCTGCTGGCATTCCCGGCCGGAACCGCGAACCTGATCGCGCAGAACCTCGACCTGCCCACCGACGCCCCCGCACTGGCCCGCATCATGCAGGCCGGCCACAGCCTGCGCGTGGACCTCGGCGAGATCGAAGTGCAGGGAGAACGCAGCGGCTTCTGCATGCTCGCCGGCGCCGGCGCAGACGCCACCATGATCAAGGACAGCGAGGAACTCAAGGAACGCTTCGGCGTCATGGCGTACGTCATGAGCGCCATGAAACAACTCAACCCGAAGAAAACCACCTTCCACCTGACCATCGACGGCGAGAAACGCGAGTTCGAAGGGATCGGCGTGATGGTCGCCAACTTCGGCATGGCCAACTACCGCCTGCCGATCACCAGCGACATCAGCCCCAGCGACGGCCGCTTCACGGTCATCCTGATGAAAGCCGGGAATCTCGTCCGACTCATCCCCAACCTGATCGACTCCGTCCGCGCCAAACTGAACCTCGGGGACCCCATCTTCAGCGGCAACCTCGAAACCGTGGAGGCCCGCACCATCACCGTGGACGCCGCCGACCCGTTCCCCCTGCAGTACGACGGCGAACTGCACGTCGAAACCACCCCCTTCAACGCCCGCATCCTTCCCGGAGCCGTGCGGTTCATCACCGCCGCGAAAGCAGACGACGTCGAAACCTGAACGCCCCGCACACCGCACGACCGCCAGGGCAGATGCTCTGGCGGTCATTTGGTACGGTCGGAAAAACAATGTCCAGCACGCATAAAATCACCCAAGCCCACAGGAGGGCCAGGAAGGGGCCAGCAACGCGCGCCGAGGGGTTCAACCCCCTGCTCCGGAACGCCTAGCGGAACCCCTCGACCACATCATCCAGGTCATCCTCCGGCAACTCCACGTACCGGCGGGTCGTGTCCACCTGCTCATGCCCCAGGAACCCCGCCACCCGCGTGAAATCCTTGACGGCCGCGTACAGCTGCGTGCCCGCGTACTTGCGCCCCGCATGGAACCCCCGGAACTCCTGCACCATCCCGCAACGCAGCGCCAGCCGCTGCAACCGCTCGTACGCCGTCGAGTACGCCCGGAACGACAGGACCCGCCCACCTGAGCCCGGCGCGGCCACCCGCCCGGCCTGCAACGCCCCCAGCGCCTCGCGCAGCCGCGCACTGAGCGGCACGATCCGCGCCTTGTCGCCCTTGCCGTGCGCCACCAGTAGCCTCCGCCGCCCCAGGTCCACGTGCTCCCACTCGACCGCCAGCGCCTCCGCGATCCGCAGCCCCGCGTGCGTCAGCAGCAGCAGCAGTACCTGCTCCTGCACGTCCGCCTCGGCCAGCATCGCCTGCACGAAATCCGCCCGGTACGGCGGGTTCTTCACCACGCCCTTCGTCCGGTCCTTCGGGCGCTTCACGTCCGCGAACGGATCGGCGTCCGTCGCGCCCGCCCAGCGCAACGCCCGGTACAACGCGCCCGCCGCCGCCACCCGCGCCTGCACCGTCGCCGGTTTCAGGCCCGACGCGGTCAGGGACGCCACGAACAGCGACGGTTCGCGCCGCCCCGGGTGCAGCAGATTCCAGGCGTTCGCGCCCGCGTGCTCGACCAGCACCTCCACGCCCTTGCGGTAGGCGCGCAGCGTATGCGGACTGAGTTTCACGCCCGCGCTGGTGTCGCTGCTGAGGTACGCGAGCGTGAGTGCCCACAGGTCCTCGAAGGCCTTGTCGCGCGCGGCGGTGATGGCGCGGACGCGCAGGGCTTCGTCGGTCAGCCCGGCGAGGGCGCGGGCCTGGGCGAGGCGGTCGCCGGTGTACGCCTGGATACTCTGGGTCATGTGCGCCGATGATAACATGCATTATCAACGGATGCCGATGGGAGGGCCGAAGTCGCAGCTCTAAAGTCGCAGCGGTAGCCACTCCAGCCAGGTACTCAATTCAGGCGGTCGTTCCGGCGGCGGTCCTGCCGGACGCCGTACGCGACCATCAGCGCCGCCAGCATCAGCGCGGGCCAGTCGCCGAGGCGCATGTAGACGGTGGTGCCGGTCAGGAGTTTCGGGCGGACGTCGAGTGCCTGGAGTTCCTGGCCGTTGTCCACGGTCTGCACGGGTTGCCCGAGATCGTTCACGGTTCCGGCGACGCCGTTGTTGACGCTGCGCACGACCCAGCGGCGGGTTTCGATGGCGCGGACACGGCCCATGCCAAAGTGCTGCTGCACGCCCCAACCCTGGTACCAGCCGTCGTTGCTGGGGTTCACGAGCACCTGCGCGCCCCCGTTGGCCAGCGCACGGGCGACCCAGGGGAACACGCTGTCGTAGCAGATGTACGCGCCGTACAGGACGCCACCGAGCGTGAGTGGTGTGGGGTTGGGGTTGGGAGTCATGCTGGCCAGCGTGAAGCCCAGTGAGGTTTCGATGACGCGGTACACGGGGCCGAGGATGGGACGGAACGGGAATTCCTCGCCGAACGGGACGAGGCGGGCCTTGGCGCTCATGCTCTGGATGGTGCCGCCTGCGCTCAGGCTGGCGACGGTGTTGAATTCCCGGGAGGTGCCGGGTTGCCGGATGGGGTCCGGGCCGGACGGGGTGAGTGCTTCGTACCCGCCGACGCCGCTGATGCCGGGGCCGGGGAACGCGGGGATGGTCTGGCCGGGGGCGGGGCGGGTGCCGGGTGAGCTGATGGCGCCCTCGCTCCAGACGATGACGCTGCCGGGTGGGCGGTTCACGCTGGCGGCGGTCTGCGCGGCAAACTGTTCTTCCGGGGTGAGCTGTCCGCTGGCGCGGCCGAACGCGTCGAAGGTGACGCGCAGGACCCGCATGGGTTGTTCGGGGCCGTCGCCGGGCGTGCGGGTGGCGCCGTACCCGAGCGCGGCGGCCCAGGCGACGGCCGCCAGGACGGCCGGGGCGAGGGGGCGTCTCCCCTGCTGCTGCCGGTTCGGTGAGTGTCTGTTTGTCCAGGCGTGGGCGAGGCTGGCGGCGGTGAACGCGACCAGCACACTGCCGAGCAGCACGCCGCCCAGGTCCGCGATCTGAATGGCGGGCGTGGGCAGCAGCGTGTACCCCAGGGTGGGCCACGGGAACGCGAGCGGCCCCAGGAAACGCAGCCATTCCAGGATCACCCACCCGCCCGCGAGGGCCCAGATACGGCCGGTGGGCGTGCGGGTCAGCGTCACCGCGATGGCGGCCATGACAGCCAGGAACGCGGCTTCCAGTGCGAACAGGATGACCACCAGCGGCGCGGCCCCGAGGAGTTGTTGCAGGAACGCGCCCAGCCACCACAGGTGCAGCGCGAAGTACCCGAAGCCGCCCCAGAACACGCGGGCCGTCACAGCCCGGCGGGTCGGTGCGGCGGCGGCGTACCCGAGCAGGGCGGCCAGGGGCAGGGCACTCAGGAAACTCCACGGGAGGGGCAGGCCGCACGCGGCGAGGGTCAGTCCGAGCAGGGCGGCTATGGCGGGGGCGGGCATCGCACCTATGATAGGGGGGTTGCGAGGAAACTCGTGGCGTTTTGCTCTAGGATGGGTGGACCTTGCGACTGGCCTTCATCAGCGATCTTCATGGGAACATTCACGCCTTGACTGCGGTCAAGCGTTTTCTGTCGGAACATATCGTCAATCAGGTGATTGTGGTGGGCGACCTTGTCGGGTACGGCGCGAGTCCGGGTCCGGTCATCGATTTCGTGAAACGCGAGGGGTGGGTGACGGGCCTGGGGTCCAGTGACATGCGCGTGGCGATGGAACTCGGGGACCGCGCGGACCGCAAGGGCGTGGCGGATCAGGTGCTGAACTGGACGAAGAAGATGCTGGCGCCCGAGCAGGTGGATTTCCTGCGTCGCCTGCCGCCGGGCGGGCGGATCACCACGCCGATCGGGCGGGTCCGGTACTTTCACGGCAGTCCGCACGACCCGGAGGCGCGTCTGGACCTGATGGCGCAGGAGCGTGAGCTGGAGGCGCTGGCCGAGACGCTGGGCGCGCGGGTGGTCGTGGTGGGCGGGTCGCACGTGCCGTTCGTGCGGGTGATCGGTGAGACGACGTTCGTGGATCCCGGCAGCGTGGGCCTGACCCTGAACCACGAGCCGGGCGCGGACGTTGCGATCGTGGATTGCGTGGGCCGCAAACCGAAGGTGTCGCTGCACAAGGTCACGTACGATTTCGCGTCGAGTGCGTTCGACATCATGGCGTGGAACCTGCCGCCCGTGATCGCGGACGTGATCCGCACCGGCCGCATGGGCTGAAGCAGACAAAGGGAAGGCGGGGAACCTCACATGGGGTTCCCCGCCTTTCATGTGCCGGTGCGTTCAGGCGGGAACGGGTTCCAGCGCGTCGTTGAACCGTTCGGTGAGGCCCTGCACGCCCAGCAGGTCTTCCAGGGCGTCCATCAGGGCGCGGTACGGGGCGGGGCGGGCCGTTTCACCCATCAGACCCAGTCGCCAGATCAGGCCGGCGGTGGCGCCCAGGCCGCCCGTGACGCTGATCTCCCGCTGGCGCAGCGCGCGGCGGACGCCTGCGTCGTCGAAGCCGTCCGGGAGGCGCAGCGCGAGGACGGTGGGCAGGCGGTCTTCGGGGCGCAGCACGTAGGGCGTGAAGCCCAGCGGGGCCAGCGCCGCCTGAATGGCCTGCCCGACGTGCTGCACGCGGGCCTTGCGGTTCAGCATGCCCTCGTCCAGTGCGGCGCGCAGGGCGGCGTGCAGGGCGTAGTGCAGGTTCACGGGCACCGTGTGGTGGTAGGTGTGGCGCTCCCAGTAGTCGCGCAGGCCCTCGAAATCGCAGTACCACAGCGGGGTGGGCGTGCGGCGGGCGTGGTAGCGGGCCATGGCGCGGTCGCTGATGGCGACGGGGGCCAGGCCGGGTGGGGCGCTGAGGCATTTCTGCGCGCCGGTGTAGGCGTAGTCCACGCCCCACTCGGCCATGTGGAAGGGTTCCATCCCGGCGGTCGTGACGGCGTCCACGGTCAGGAGTGCGCCGTGCTGCCGGGCGATCTGCGCGATCTGCGGGACGGGGTTCAGGACGCCGGTGCTGGTCTCGCCGTGCACGACGGCGACCATCTGCACGCCGTTCATCTGCGCGGCCACGTCCTCGGGGTTGATGGCCTCGCCGAGTGGGGCGGTGACGAGGCGGACGTTCGCGCCGTAGCGGGCGGCCATGTCGGCCATGCGCTGCCCGAACGAGCCGTTGGCGCACACGAGGACCTCGTCGCCGTTCTCGACTAGGTTGGCGAATCCGGCTTCCATGCCGAGGCTGCCGGTTCCGGCGAGCAGCGCGGTGAAGGTGGTGTCGGTCGTGCCGTACATGGCGCGCAGGTCCGCCTGGATTTCGGTGTTCAGCGCGAAGATTTCGGGGTCCATGTGGCCGAGCATGGGTCGCATGAGGGCCTGCTGGGCGCGGGGATGGATGGGGGTGGGGCCGGGCGTCAGCAGGACGTGCTCGGTGTAGGGGTCCTCGAACATGCGGCCAGCCTAGCGCAGCCGTGTGAGTTTAGCAATCCTGTTGCGCTCATCAGCCTTCAGGGAAGTTATACAGGTCAATTATTGCTCATATAACCAGATAAGGCACTCCTGTTGCGCGATGCGGGCGGAAGTCTTGATTTCCGTTCAGGCGGCCGGTCACGTCCGGCAAGACCGCAGGCCACGGACTGGCGGCAAGCCGTCACGTTCTGCCACCGGTCAGCGTCTAGCATGACCGTCATGACCACCCAGCCTCCGCTCCGCGCCGTCCTGTTCGACCGGGACGACACCATCGCCTACACCGACCCCGGCGTGTACCGCGAGGCCGCCCTGTGGGCCGCGCAGACCTTCGGACTCGACCCGCGCGAGGTCGGCGCGGGCATGCAGGCCCAGTGGCAGGAACGGGCGTTCACGTGGTGGCACCTGCGTACCCAGGCCGACGAGGACACCTTCTGGAACGAGTACAGCGCCGAACTGGCCGCCCGCCTGAACCTCACGGACACCCAGGCGCAGCAACTGTCGGCACGCTACCCGTACGAGGCGTTCATGAAACCCGTCCCGGACGCCCGCGCGGTCCTGACCGAACTGCGCGCCCGTGGCCTGCGCCTGGGCGTGCTGAGCAACACGCTGCCCAGCATCGACCGCACCCTGGAATTCCTGGGCCTGAACGACCTGATCGACGTGGCCGTCGCCACCTGCACCGTCGGCATTCACAAACCCGAACCCGGCGCGTACCGGCACGCCCTGAACGCCCTGGGCCTGGACGCCCCCGAGGTCCTGTTCATCGACGACAAGCAGGA
The genomic region above belongs to Deinococcus seoulensis and contains:
- a CDS encoding alpha/beta fold hydrolase, which codes for MTDGHPLIVPVNGLSTHAWVRGRGKPVVIVPGLGCASWMYARLARELARERQVFVYDPPGHGYSEGRAGYPVCISHLTDHLAAWMTRVNLRSAPLLGHSLGGEVIIDLAGRYPHLSGPLIACAPTGIPENPSVRMQLLRLLRDLPRERPGLLLPGLKAYAHCGARRMILLARDQEDHMTGPLLGQVRVPTLLLDGLSDPVIRSWTVRRIQADIPGAVIRQIPGAPHGLTDTHPRAVAAFALEFLRELNM
- the aspS gene encoding aspartate--tRNA ligase; this translates as MKRTALIGQLNDTHAHQTVTLQGWVNRRRDLGGLIFLELRDRSGLVQVQVEPDSAAFADADRLRAEYVAEIEGTYQPRPEGQRKGGAADYEVIATRVRVLNTAKTPPFELEKGESVSEDIRLKFRYLDLRRPEMQRNLMLRSRAVAAVTAFLDREGFVQVETPMLTKSTPEGARDFLVPSRQNPGEFYALPQSPQLFKQMLMIAGYDRYYQLARCFRDEDLRADRQPDFTQLDMEMSFVEQDDILETQEQLMAHVFRETLGVELPVPFPRLPYFDAMNDYGSDKPDLRFDHKFVDVTDLFQGGEFKAFADAQTVKVIAAPELTRKQIDELERVAKQNGARGLAWLKRDGDGFTGGVSKFVTAVAAELLSRTGVGQGGTLLFAAGDWKKAVSALGAVRLALRDLFDLTSGGPQFHVSWVTDFPQLEFDEDSGTWTYMHHPFTAPHPDDVALFGTDRQGEIRAQAYDLVLNGFEVGGGSVRIHDPAVQARMFQAIGFTEAQAREKFGFFMDALEYGTPPHGGIAWGFDRLIMVMSGASSIREVIAFPKNNRGADLLALAPSPVDAAQLAEVGLEVTPPAAAEEPALS
- the hisS gene encoding histidine--tRNA ligase, with protein sequence MAIRRPKGTEDHLPAGSPKLTLDVSAAAHGWVVETARRVLERAGAQRIDTPLFEEADLVKRGVGGSTDIVRKEMFTVYYFGDHGGYILRPEGTASIVRAFLQNGLKQLPSPLKLWTHGPMFRAERQQRGRLRQFHQVDYEVLGGSDALVDAEAIALMVGVVRELGLTGVRVKLGSIGDPEDREAYNAYLRELFTPHLERLSDDSRDRLTRNPMRILDSKSEDDQTLIAELNVKPMLDFLGEDARANFDAVQGYLRDWGVEFDVDPSIVRGLDYYRRTAWELHHEGVGAKSALGGGGRYDGLAEQIGAQAVPGIGWAFGVERLLIALEAEGHPLPALAGPAVYVAALEDSLVPAAAAAALAARTSVRAEFAYRALKPGNAFRDAERRGALFAGLIGSEEAAAGTVQLKNLRSAEQFTVLLADLPSFLAAQEQALTATPTILENE
- a CDS encoding IPT/TIG domain-containing protein; translated protein: MLIKVSGAAVRGGTVTIQGRYLGGPSTGQVRLGASEDGQGGYLFPASAVQSWTDSEIVLTVPADAPVGASWLFVEVAGKQSTGLPYSVQQ
- a CDS encoding diacylglycerol/lipid kinase family protein, whose product is MTADPRTTSDTPPTSHTTPGRVLVIFNPKSGSGDSELPAFLKLLREGGAHVTERQLEKDTPIEEYLSDLGSFDALVAAGGDGTVSSVAYAARYKNVPLLAFPAGTANLIAQNLDLPTDAPALARIMQAGHSLRVDLGEIEVQGERSGFCMLAGAGADATMIKDSEELKERFGVMAYVMSAMKQLNPKKTTFHLTIDGEKREFEGIGVMVANFGMANYRLPITSDISPSDGRFTVILMKAGNLVRLIPNLIDSVRAKLNLGDPIFSGNLETVEARTITVDAADPFPLQYDGELHVETTPFNARILPGAVRFITAAKADDVET
- a CDS encoding tyrosine-type recombinase/integrase gives rise to the protein MTQSIQAYTGDRLAQARALAGLTDEALRVRAITAARDKAFEDLWALTLAYLSSDTSAGVKLSPHTLRAYRKGVEVLVEHAGANAWNLLHPGRREPSLFVASLTASGLKPATVQARVAAAGALYRALRWAGATDADPFADVKRPKDRTKGVVKNPPYRADFVQAMLAEADVQEQVLLLLLTHAGLRIAEALAVEWEHVDLGRRRLLVAHGKGDKARIVPLSARLREALGALQAGRVAAPGSGGRVLSFRAYSTAYERLQRLALRCGMVQEFRGFHAGRKYAGTQLYAAVKDFTRVAGFLGHEQVDTTRRYVELPEDDLDDVVEGFR
- the lnt gene encoding apolipoprotein N-acyltransferase — encoded protein: MPAPAIAALLGLTLAACGLPLPWSFLSALPLAALLGYAAAAPTRRAVTARVFWGGFGYFALHLWWLGAFLQQLLGAAPLVVILFALEAAFLAVMAAIAVTLTRTPTGRIWALAGGWVILEWLRFLGPLAFPWPTLGYTLLPTPAIQIADLGGVLLGSVLVAFTAASLAHAWTNRHSPNRQQQGRRPLAPAVLAAVAWAAALGYGATRTPGDGPEQPMRVLRVTFDAFGRASGQLTPEEQFAAQTAASVNRPPGSVIVWSEGAISSPGTRPAPGQTIPAFPGPGISGVGGYEALTPSGPDPIRQPGTSREFNTVASLSAGGTIQSMSAKARLVPFGEEFPFRPILGPVYRVIETSLGFTLASMTPNPNPTPLTLGGVLYGAYICYDSVFPWVARALANGGAQVLVNPSNDGWYQGWGVQQHFGMGRVRAIETRRWVVRSVNNGVAGTVNDLGQPVQTVDNGQELQALDVRPKLLTGTTVYMRLGDWPALMLAALMVAYGVRQDRRRNDRLN
- a CDS encoding metallophosphoesterase family protein codes for the protein MRLAFISDLHGNIHALTAVKRFLSEHIVNQVIVVGDLVGYGASPGPVIDFVKREGWVTGLGSSDMRVAMELGDRADRKGVADQVLNWTKKMLAPEQVDFLRRLPPGGRITTPIGRVRYFHGSPHDPEARLDLMAQERELEALAETLGARVVVVGGSHVPFVRVIGETTFVDPGSVGLTLNHEPGADVAIVDCVGRKPKVSLHKVTYDFASSAFDIMAWNLPPVIADVIRTGRMG
- a CDS encoding alanine--glyoxylate aminotransferase family protein, with protein sequence MFEDPYTEHVLLTPGPTPIHPRAQQALMRPMLGHMDPEIFALNTEIQADLRAMYGTTDTTFTALLAGTGSLGMEAGFANLVENGDEVLVCANGSFGQRMADMAARYGANVRLVTAPLGEAINPEDVAAQMNGVQMVAVVHGETSTGVLNPVPQIAQIARQHGALLTVDAVTTAGMEPFHMAEWGVDYAYTGAQKCLSAPPGLAPVAISDRAMARYHARRTPTPLWYCDFEGLRDYWERHTYHHTVPVNLHYALHAALRAALDEGMLNRKARVQHVGQAIQAALAPLGFTPYVLRPEDRLPTVLALRLPDGFDDAGVRRALRQREISVTGGLGATAGLIWRLGLMGETARPAPYRALMDALEDLLGVQGLTERFNDALEPVPA
- a CDS encoding HAD family hydrolase, which codes for MTTQPPLRAVLFDRDDTIAYTDPGVYREAALWAAQTFGLDPREVGAGMQAQWQERAFTWWHLRTQADEDTFWNEYSAELAARLNLTDTQAQQLSARYPYEAFMKPVPDARAVLTELRARGLRLGVLSNTLPSIDRTLEFLGLNDLIDVAVATCTVGIHKPEPGAYRHALNALGLDAPEVLFIDDKQENVDAALALGMHAALIDLSGETPGALHDLGGVSRLVDRLGVASPTADTR